The window TCCTGCATCTGGCCGGTGCGCCGCTGGACTATGAGCAGGGCGGCCATCTCGACCGGCTTGCACGCGTGCTGTTGCATGAGCTGACGTTGATGCCGGTCGAGCGCCTCTATCTGCCGGTTACGGATCATCCGCGAATCCGGCAGATGGCGGACGCGTTGAACGCCAAGCCCGGCGATCGCAGCACCGTCGCGCAATGGGCCAAGCGTCTCGCCATGAGCGAGCGTTCGCTGGCAAGACTCGTCGTCAGTGAAACAGGGCTGACCTTTGGCCGCTGGCGGCAGCAGTTGCAACTGCTCGTTGCGGTGCGCGAGCTTGCCGGCGGCGCTTCCGTGCAACGCGTGTCGGACGAACTCGGCTACGAGTCGGTAACCGCCTTCATCACCATGTTCAAGAAAGCGCTCGGGCATTCGCCGGGCCGCTATTTCGCCGCGCTGGCTCGCACGCAATCGGAGGTCGTGCTCGCGCCGGCGGCTTCGACCGAGATGGACGACCGAGCGGATGGCCCGGCGGATGCTGTGGCCGATGTGTGAAGCCGCGCGCCTCGGCGCGTCGACGAACGCGTGGCGCGAGCGGCCGCAATCATGCGGCCGGTTCCTTCCTGGTGCCCGTCGTGATGTAACGCGCTTCGAGTTTCGACGCGCCTTTCGCCCCAATTTCCCGCCCGTGACGCCGGGTCCTCCACGCTAGGCCACCCACATCGAATAGAAATGCTGTCGATCACGCATTTCGCAGAAGAGACTGCAGCCGACACCGCGTCGGCGGCCTTTAATACGACCACACATTCTGCGGCATCCCCCGTAATCTTTGCGCACTCGCCACTAAATTCGCATTGCTTTTACGGAGTTGCAAGATGACCGACTTATCGACGGCGACACCCTCGATCCTTTCCCTGGGCCAGACGAAAGTCGACGACGACCCGCTCGAAACCGCCGAATGGCTCGACGCGCTCGATGGCGTGGTTCGGCATGCAGGTGCCGAACGTGCTCAGTACCTGTTCGATCGGCTCGCGGCCCACGCTTCGTCCAACGGTATCGCAACGGCGCGCCTCAATATCACGCCCTACGCGAATACGATTGCCGTCGATCAGCAGCCGCCGTATCCGGGCGACTTCGATATCGAAGAAAAGCTTGCCGCCGCGCTGCGCTGGAATGCGCTGGCCATGGTGGTGCGGGCCAATCGCGCCTACGGTGAGCTCGGCGGGCATATTGCCAGCTATGCGTCGGCGGCCGACCTGTTCGAAGTGGGCTTCAATCATTTCTTTCGTGGCCCGAATGATGCCCACGGTGGCGATCTCGTCTATTTTCAACCTCATTCCGCGCCGGGCGTTTACGCGCGGGCTTACCTCGAAGGCTTTCTCGACGACGCGCATCTCGAGCATTACCGACAGGAAATCACAGGTGCGGGCCTGTGTTCCTACCCGCATCCGTGGCTGATGCCGGACTTCTGGCAGTTCCCGACCGGCTCGATGGGCATTGGGCCGATCAACTCGATCTACCAGGCGCGTTTCATGCGTTATCTGCAGAACCGCGGACTGCAACGCACGGAAGGCCGCAAGGTATGGGGCTATTTCGGCGATGGCGAGATGGATGAACCCGAGGCGATCGGTGCGCTTTCGCTGGCAGCGCGCGAGCGACTCGACAATCTCGTGTTCGTGATCAACTGCAATTTGCAGCGGCTCGACGGACCGGTGCGCGGCAATGGCCGCATCATCGACGAACTCGAAGCGCAGTTCACGGGGGCGGGCTGGAACGTCATCAAGGTGTTGTGGGGTTCGGACTGGGACGCCCTGTTTGCACGTGATCGCACCGGGGCGCTGTTGCGCGCGTTCGCGCACACCGTGGACGGCCAGTTCCAGACCTTTTCCGCCAACGACGGCGCCTACAATCGTGAACGCTTTTTCGGTCAGAACGCCGAACTGGCCGCGCTCGCCGCGCATCTGAGCAACGACGATATCGACCGCCTGCGCCGCGGCGGCCACGATGTGCGCAAATTGCACGCTGCGTACGAAAAGGCGTCGAAACACAGCGGGCAACCTACGGTCATTCTCGCGAAGACGATGAAGGGCTTCGGCATGGGCGCGATCGGCCAGGGGCGCATGACGACACATCAGCAAAAGAAGCTCGACATCGACCAGTTGAAGGCGTTTCGCGACCGCTTTCGCCTGCCACTCTCCGACGACGATGTCGAACAACTCAAGTTCTACAAACCGGACGACAGCAGTGCCGTCATGCAGTATCTGCACGCGCGCCGTGCGGCGCTGGGCGGCTACCTTCCCCGAAGGCGCACATCGGCATCGCACGCGCCGGCCGTGCCCGCGATGTCGTCGTGGGGACGATTCGCGCTCGACACCAACGACAAGGAAATGTCGACCACGATGGCGTTCGTGCGCATGCTCGGCAACCTGTTGAAGGACGCCGAGCTGGGGCCGCGTGTGGTGCCCGTCGTCGCCGACGAGGCGCGGACCTTCGGCATGGCGAATCTGTTCCGGCAAGTCGGCATCTATTCTCCGCTCGGTCAACTGTACGAGCCGGAAGACATGGGTTCGATGCTCTACTACCGTGAAGATACGGGCGGCCAGATTCTGGAAGAGGGCATCTCCGAGGCGGGCGCGGTGTCGTCGTGGATTGCCGCGGCGACGTCATACAGCGTGCACGATCTGACGATGCTGCCGTTTTATATCTACTACTCGATGTTCGGTTTCCAGCGTATCGGCGACCTGATCTGGGCGGCTGCCGACCAGCGCGCGCGCGGTTTCCTGATCGGCGCGACGGCCGGCAAGACGACGCTCGGTGGTGAAGGTCTGCAGCATCAAGACGGCACGAGTCACCTTGCGGCCTCGACGATACCGAACTGCCGTGCGTACGATCCGGCCTTCGCGTACGAAGTGGCGATGATCGTCGACGAAGGCATGCAGGAGATGATCACGCGTCAGCGCGACGTGTTTTACTACATGACGGTCACCAACGAAAACTACGCGCAACGTTCGTTGACTGAAGCGGATGTCGATCGCGTCCGGCGCGGCGTGCTCAAGGGGATGTACGTGCTGGAGCCCGCGCAGGTCGAGATCGCGCAGGTGCAGTTGCTCGGCTCGGGCGCGATTCTCGGTGAAGTCCAGGCCGCGGCACGGATGTTGAAAGACGACTGGAATATCGACGCGGCTGTCTGGAGCGTGACGAGCTTTACCGAATTGCATCGCGACGGCGTGTCCGCGGAGCGCGCGCAGCGGCTGGTGGAGCGCGGCGAGACTGCGGTGCCCTACGTGACGGCGGCCCTGGGCGCCGCGCGTGGGCCGGTGATCGCCGCGACCGACTATGTGCGCGCCGTGCCCGAACTGATCCGCGCGTACGTACCGTCCCGCTATGTCGTGCTCGGCACCGACGGCTTCGGGCGCAGCGATACACGTGCGGCGTTGCGTGCGTTCTTCGAAGTGGACCGTGCGTCGATCGTGATCGCCGCGCTGAAAGCACTCGTCGACGAAGGCCAGCAGGACCCTGACATCGTGCGTCAGGCGATCGACCGATACGGGCGAATCGGAAGCGGGCTGATCGAACCCTGGCTTGTCTAGAACCCGTTGACCGGTGAGCGCCATGAGAGCGGCGCGCGAATCGGCTGCTCGAAGGCCTCGCGCGTCGATCGGTCCATCGCGGGAAATCCGATCGAATCAAGTGCGTCCGGCCTGATGAAGAGGGGGCGCCGACTGTTGAAACGCTTGCCGTTGGAGACGAATGTGCGGGTGACACGAATAGAAGTACCGGATATCGGCGATTATAAGAACATCCCCGTGATCGAAGTTCTGGTGGGAGTCGGACAACGCGTCGAACAGGAGCAGTCGCTCGTCATGCTCGAGTCGGACAAGGCGACGATGGATGTGCCCAGTCCCACCGCTGGCGTGATCAAGGAGATGAAGGTCGCGGTTGGCGAGACGGTGTCGCAAGGCACGTTGATCGCGCTGCTCGAAAGCGACGACGAGCGGCAGGACGACGCGGTGCCTGTGCCTGCGGGCGCCTCCGCTGCGCGCGGTCTCGCGTGTCCGCCGGCGAATGTCACGACAGGGCCAGTGCCGGCGCCCGCGCCGGCGCCCGAACTGAAATCCGCATCCGCGCCATTGCATCGCGCCCCGGCGCGCGAAGGCGAGCCGTATCGCGCAAGCCATGCGTCGCCGTCGGTGCGCAAGCTCGCGCGAGAACTGGGCGTCGAGATATCGCATGTGCAGGGCACCGGTCGGAAGCAGCGCGTTACATCGGAAGACGTTGCAGCATTCGTCAGGAATGCGATGACGGCATCGTCCGGCACGTCTCCCCTTTCGACGCCTGTCCCGGCGAACGGCGCGGAGCTGGGTTTATTGCCATGGCCGAAGGTGGATTTCGCGAAATTTGGTCCCGTCGATTCGCAGCCGCTGTCGCGCATCAAGAAGATCTCGGGCGCGAACCTGCATCGCAACTGGGTGATGATCCCGCACGTCACGAACAACGACGAAGCGGACATCACCGAGCTCGAAGCGCTGCGCGTGCAGCTGAACAAGGAGCACGAGAAGGCGGGCGTGAAGTTCACGATGCTCGCGTTCGTGATCAAGGCGGTCGTCGCCGGGCTGAAGAAGTTCCCGATCTTCAATGCGAGCCTCGACGGCGACAATGTGGTGTTCAAGCAGTACTACCACATCGGGTTTGCCGCCGATACGCCGAACGGTCTCGTCGTGCCCGTGATCCGCGATGCGGACAAGAAGGGGCTCGTCGACATCGCGAAGGAAACGGCCGAGCTGTCGAAGGCCGCGCGCGACGGCAAGCTGAAGCCGGATCAGATGCAGGGCGGCTGCTTCTCGATCTCGTCGCTCGGCGGGATCGGTGGGACGCATTTCACGCCGCTTATCAATGCGCCGGAAGTGGCGATTCTCGGGTTGTCGCGCGGGCAGATGAAGCCGGTTTGGGACGGCAAGCAGTTCGTGCCGCGGTTGATCCTGCCACTCTCGCTGTCGTTCGATCACCGCGCCGTGGATGGCGCGGAAGCCGCGCGGTTCAATGCGTATCTCGGAGCGTTGCTCTCCGATTTTCGGCGCATCGTTCTTTGATGAGTGGAGGGGCTCGCGGGGGCGTGGGGTTTCTGTGGGGTTTCTGTCGGTCATCCACGCCTCGTCGTTGAACTTGCTTTCATAACGGTCCGCTAGCGTCGCCCCTGCGCGGGGCGGCGGTCACTTTTCTTTGTCTTCCAAAGAAAAGTAACCAAAAGAAAGGCGCGTCCTTGGGCGGACAGCAAAGGTGGTTCTGCCCAACTCCCCGTTCTCCAGTCAGGCCGTCGTTCAGCGTTCGAGCCTTCTCCCTCTTTCAGCAGCCAAACAAGAAGGGGACGTACATGTGTCTCATCGAAGTCAAGGTTCCGGATATCGGCGATTTCAGCGGCGTCGATGTCATCGAAGTCAACGTCAAGCCAGGCGACATGATCGAAAAAGAACAAACGCTCATCACGCTCGAATCCGATAAAGCCTCCATGGAAGTGCCCAGCGACGTCGCCGGCACAGTCAAGGAAGTCAAGGTCAAAGCCGGCGAGAAAGTCTCGCAAGGCACCATCATCGCCATCGTCGAAACAGCAGCAAGCGACGCCGCACCCGCGAAAGCACCCGAGGCAGCGAAACCCGGAGCGGCTGCACCCGCTCCGGCCGCCGCCGCTCCCGCAGCCGCTCCGGCTCCCGCGCCGCAAGCCGGCAGCTACAGCGGTGCCGCCGACATCGAGTGCGACATGCTCGTGCTCGGCGCCGGCCCCGGCGGCTACTCAGCCGCGTTCCGCTCAGCCGACCTCGGCATGAAGACGGTGCTGGTCGAACGCTACTCGACGCTCGGCGGCGTGTGCCTGAACGTCGGTTGCATCCCGTCGAAGGCGCTGCTGCACACGGCACTCGTCATCGACGAAGCCGCGGCGCTCGCGTCGCACGGCATCACGTTCGGCAAGCCGGAAGTCGATCTCGACAAGCTGCGCGACTTCAAGGGCGGCGTGGTCAAGAAACTGACGACGGGCCTCGCCGGCATGGCGAAGGCGCGCAAGGTCGAAGTGGTTACCGGCGTCGGCACATTCGTCGATCCGTATCACATGGAAGTGCAGGGCGAAAACGGCAAGAAGGTCGTCAAGTTCAAGCAGGCGATCATCGCCGCAGGCTCGCAAGCCGTGAAGCTGCCGTTCATGCCGGAAGACCCGCGCGTCGTCGATTCGACGGGCGCACTCGAACTGCGCCAACTGCCGAAGCGGATGCTCGTGATCGGCGGCGGCATCATCGGCCTCGAAATGGCCACGGTGTACGCGACGCTCGGCGCCGAGATCGACGTGGTCGAAATGATGGACGGCCTGATGATGGGCGCGGACCGCGATCTCGTGAAGGTCTGGGAAAAGTACAACGCGAAGCGCTTCGGCAACGTGATGCTGAAGACCAAGACGGTCGGCGCGGAAGCGAAGGAAGACGGCATCTACGTGAAGTTCGAGGGCGAAAAGGCGCCGGCGGAAGCGCAGCGCTACGACCTCGTGCTCGTCGCGGTGGGCCGCAGCCCGAACGGCAAGACGATCGGCGCCGACAAGGCGGGCGTCGCCGTCACCGACCGCGGCTTCATCGACGTCGACAAGCAGATGCGCACGAACGTCCCGCACATCTTCGCGATCGGCGACGTCGTCGGCCAGCCGATGCTCGCGCACAAGGCCGTGCATGAAGGCCACGTCGCAGCGGAAGCCGCGCACGGCGAGAAGGCGTACTTCGACGCGCTGCAGATCCCGTCGGTGGCCTATACCGATCCGGAAGTGGCGTGGGCCGGCAAGACGGAAGACCAGTGCAAGGCCGAAGGCATCAAGTACGGCAAGGCCGTGTTCCCGTGGGCCGCATCGGGCCGCGCGATCGCGAACGGCCGCGACGAAGGCTTCACGAAGCTGATCTTCGACGAGGAAACCCATCGCGTGATCGGCGGCGGCATCGTCGGCCTGAACGCAGGCGACCTGATCAGCGAAGTGTGCCTCGCCGTCGAAATGGGCGCGGACGCGGAAGACATCGGCAAGACGATCCATCCGCATCCGACGCTCGGCGAATCGGTCGGCATGGCCGCCGAGCTGTACGAAGGTGTGTGTACGGACCTGCCGCCGCCCAGAAAGGCCTGATCGCCATCTCGGCTTGCGTGTCGCAAGTATGACGAATAGCGGGTTTTCCCGAGCGTGCGCCGAGAATGTCTGTTTTTGGTGATAACTCGACTTTTTATCGGAATTTTCCGGAGAGCTGCCTCGCATAAACTCGTTCATCAGGTGATGTTGTTCGAATGCATGCTGGAGCGGAAATCGATGTTCTTCCCGAAAGTGAGCGTTCGAACCTCAGGGCACCGGAGCCTTGTGCAAAGAGGAGACCCAGGTCATGAACGTTGCGCTGGACAGGATAGACCTTAGCATCCTGAGTGAACTTCAGGAGGACTCAAGTTTGACGAATCTCGAACTGGCGGCTCGCGTCAACCTGTCGCCCTCTCCCTGTCTCGTCAGAGTCAGAAATCTGGAGCGTCTCGGTGTAATCAGCCGGCGCGTCGCCGTGCTCAATGCGTCCCTTCTCGGCCTGGGCATCATGGCCATCGTCGAGATCAGTCTGGAGCGGCAGGGCATGCAGGCGCGGGAGAGTTTCGCCGACACGGTCAGAGGCATCACCGAAGTCATGGACTGCTTCATGATGACCGGGCAAACCGACTATCTGCTGCGCGTGGTGGCGAGGGATCTCGTCGAACTCGAACACATCATCACACACAAGCTGACGTCGCTTCCCGGTGTGGCCAGCGTTCGCTCGAACGTCGTCCTGAAACGGCTTGCCAACAAGACGACGCTTCCTATCGACAAGACACGGCCTATCCAGATTCATGGACTGGCGCAGGCGTCGTGATCACATCGCGTAAGGTGTTCTCATGAGTAACGCAATGCCCGCCGGCCGGCCGGCGGATTCGCGCGCCGACATCGCAACGGCGTCGGAGATTATCGAAGAAGCGCGCGCCGGGCGGATGTTCATTCTGGTCGACGACGAGGATCGCGAGAACGAAGGCGACCTTATCATTCCCGCGCAATTCGCCACGCCCGACGCCGTCAACTTCATGGCGACGCATGCGCGTGGCTTGATCTGCCTCGCGATGACACGCTCGCGCTGCGAATCGCTGGGCTTGCATTTGATGAGCCGAATCAACGGCTCGCGGCACGAGACGGCCTTCACGGTGTCGATCGAGGCGCGTGACGGTGTGAGTACCGGCATCTCGGCGGCCGACCGTTCCCGCACGATTTCGATTGCGATCAATCCGGAAACGGGGCGAGACGAGCTCGTTTCTCCCGGGCACGTCTTTCCGCTCATGGCGCGCGACGGCGGCACGCTCGTGCGCGCGGGTCACACCGAGGCGGCAGTAGATATCGCCCGGCTGGCCGGGCTCGCACCGGCCGGTGCGATCTGCGAAATCATGAACGACGACGGCACCATGGCGAGGCTGCCGGACCTCATCGCCTTTTCACGGCGGCATCAGCTGAAGCTGGGCACGATCGCCGATCTCATCGCGTATCGCCGACGAACGGAACGGCTCGTGGAGGCCGTTGAACACGGCAGCTTTACCGAGCCGAATGGAAGGCATTGGCGGATCGTGGTCTACCGGAACCGGATCGATCAGGTCGAGCATATCGCCTTCGTCATGGGCGATCTACGGGGAGCGGACCCTGTTCTCGTGCGCATGCATGCGATGGATACCATGAACGACGTCATCGGCGGTCACCACCTCGCGTCCCTACGCGGCGCCGCGCGTTTGCTGGCGGACGAGAATCGCGGCGTCATCGTGGTGATCCGCGAGTCCCGCGTCACGGCCGTGTCGGAACGTGTGCGTTCCATGATGCATCCCAAGCCTGCCGAGCCGGAACTGCGTGATTACGGAATAGGCGCGCAAATTCTCACCGAACTCGGCGTGAAGAACATGATCCTGCTCTCCAATCATGAAAGAACGATCGTGGGCCTGGAGGGCTACGGTTTGAATATGGTGGAGCAGAGAAAAATAGAGCGGATTCACGACCATCAGGAAGTCTGACGCCATCCGGTCGTGCCGCCGTGCCGATGCAGAAATCGGGGCGTCCCGTTCTGGTTGCGGGGGCACTTTCCGGATGAAGTCGTGCCGCTCATTGCAGGGCGTTTCGTGACCATAAAAGCAACTGGAGGAGAGATGAGACACGCAGAAAACCCCGGCATCGTCGGCGAGCGCGCGAGTGCCATGGCCGCGGGGCGGCCCGCATGAAAACAACGGCAGACAATCCCTATACGATCGGACTCGAGCGCGACCGGCCGAACTTCATTGCCTTGTCGCCGCTGACGTTTCTCGAACGCGCCGCGTCTGTCTGGCCGGAGCGCACGGCCATCGTGCACGGCACGATTCGCCGCGACTGGGCCGAAACCTATCGGCGTTGCCGGCTGCTCGCCGGTGCGCTGCGCGGGCGCGGCATTGGCAACGGCGATACGGTGGCGATGATCGCGGCCAATACACCGGAACTGTTCGAGGCGCATTTCGGTGTACCGCTTTGCGGCGCCGTACTGAACACCATCAACACACGGCTCGATGCCGACACGATCGCTTTCATTCTCGACCACGGCGACGCGAAGCTGCTGATCACCGACCGCGAATTCTCCCCGACAGTGAAG is drawn from Burkholderia ambifaria AMMD and contains these coding sequences:
- the aceF gene encoding dihydrolipoyllysine-residue acetyltransferase, encoding MKRGRRLLKRLPLETNVRVTRIEVPDIGDYKNIPVIEVLVGVGQRVEQEQSLVMLESDKATMDVPSPTAGVIKEMKVAVGETVSQGTLIALLESDDERQDDAVPVPAGASAARGLACPPANVTTGPVPAPAPAPELKSASAPLHRAPAREGEPYRASHASPSVRKLARELGVEISHVQGTGRKQRVTSEDVAAFVRNAMTASSGTSPLSTPVPANGAELGLLPWPKVDFAKFGPVDSQPLSRIKKISGANLHRNWVMIPHVTNNDEADITELEALRVQLNKEHEKAGVKFTMLAFVIKAVVAGLKKFPIFNASLDGDNVVFKQYYHIGFAADTPNGLVVPVIRDADKKGLVDIAKETAELSKAARDGKLKPDQMQGGCFSISSLGGIGGTHFTPLINAPEVAILGLSRGQMKPVWDGKQFVPRLILPLSLSFDHRAVDGAEAARFNAYLGALLSDFRRIVL
- a CDS encoding Lrp/AsnC family transcriptional regulator; its protein translation is MNVALDRIDLSILSELQEDSSLTNLELAARVNLSPSPCLVRVRNLERLGVISRRVAVLNASLLGLGIMAIVEISLERQGMQARESFADTVRGITEVMDCFMMTGQTDYLLRVVARDLVELEHIITHKLTSLPGVASVRSNVVLKRLANKTTLPIDKTRPIQIHGLAQAS
- a CDS encoding AraC family transcriptional regulator, with translation MNRYVSLPDFADPDAIDRPAVAMHMRVDEYAAEIPVHKHLKGQLVLALHGAVTCRVAGAFWIVPPQCGVWIPGEMPHSNHATPNARLCYLFAEPGIVDLPTDCCTLSISPMLREMILHLAGAPLDYEQGGHLDRLARVLLHELTLMPVERLYLPVTDHPRIRQMADALNAKPGDRSTVAQWAKRLAMSERSLARLVVSETGLTFGRWRQQLQLLVAVRELAGGASVQRVSDELGYESVTAFITMFKKALGHSPGRYFAALARTQSEVVLAPAASTEMDDRADGPADAVADV
- the mdeB gene encoding alpha-ketoglutarate dehydrogenase encodes the protein MTDLSTATPSILSLGQTKVDDDPLETAEWLDALDGVVRHAGAERAQYLFDRLAAHASSNGIATARLNITPYANTIAVDQQPPYPGDFDIEEKLAAALRWNALAMVVRANRAYGELGGHIASYASAADLFEVGFNHFFRGPNDAHGGDLVYFQPHSAPGVYARAYLEGFLDDAHLEHYRQEITGAGLCSYPHPWLMPDFWQFPTGSMGIGPINSIYQARFMRYLQNRGLQRTEGRKVWGYFGDGEMDEPEAIGALSLAARERLDNLVFVINCNLQRLDGPVRGNGRIIDELEAQFTGAGWNVIKVLWGSDWDALFARDRTGALLRAFAHTVDGQFQTFSANDGAYNRERFFGQNAELAALAAHLSNDDIDRLRRGGHDVRKLHAAYEKASKHSGQPTVILAKTMKGFGMGAIGQGRMTTHQQKKLDIDQLKAFRDRFRLPLSDDDVEQLKFYKPDDSSAVMQYLHARRAALGGYLPRRRTSASHAPAVPAMSSWGRFALDTNDKEMSTTMAFVRMLGNLLKDAELGPRVVPVVADEARTFGMANLFRQVGIYSPLGQLYEPEDMGSMLYYREDTGGQILEEGISEAGAVSSWIAAATSYSVHDLTMLPFYIYYSMFGFQRIGDLIWAAADQRARGFLIGATAGKTTLGGEGLQHQDGTSHLAASTIPNCRAYDPAFAYEVAMIVDEGMQEMITRQRDVFYYMTVTNENYAQRSLTEADVDRVRRGVLKGMYVLEPAQVEIAQVQLLGSGAILGEVQAAARMLKDDWNIDAAVWSVTSFTELHRDGVSAERAQRLVERGETAVPYVTAALGAARGPVIAATDYVRAVPELIRAYVPSRYVVLGTDGFGRSDTRAALRAFFEVDRASIVIAALKALVDEGQQDPDIVRQAIDRYGRIGSGLIEPWLV
- the ribB gene encoding 3,4-dihydroxy-2-butanone-4-phosphate synthase, whose translation is MSNAMPAGRPADSRADIATASEIIEEARAGRMFILVDDEDRENEGDLIIPAQFATPDAVNFMATHARGLICLAMTRSRCESLGLHLMSRINGSRHETAFTVSIEARDGVSTGISAADRSRTISIAINPETGRDELVSPGHVFPLMARDGGTLVRAGHTEAAVDIARLAGLAPAGAICEIMNDDGTMARLPDLIAFSRRHQLKLGTIADLIAYRRRTERLVEAVEHGSFTEPNGRHWRIVVYRNRIDQVEHIAFVMGDLRGADPVLVRMHAMDTMNDVIGGHHLASLRGAARLLADENRGVIVVIRESRVTAVSERVRSMMHPKPAEPELRDYGIGAQILTELGVKNMILLSNHERTIVGLEGYGLNMVEQRKIERIHDHQEV
- the lpdA gene encoding dihydrolipoyl dehydrogenase, with the protein product MCLIEVKVPDIGDFSGVDVIEVNVKPGDMIEKEQTLITLESDKASMEVPSDVAGTVKEVKVKAGEKVSQGTIIAIVETAASDAAPAKAPEAAKPGAAAPAPAAAAPAAAPAPAPQAGSYSGAADIECDMLVLGAGPGGYSAAFRSADLGMKTVLVERYSTLGGVCLNVGCIPSKALLHTALVIDEAAALASHGITFGKPEVDLDKLRDFKGGVVKKLTTGLAGMAKARKVEVVTGVGTFVDPYHMEVQGENGKKVVKFKQAIIAAGSQAVKLPFMPEDPRVVDSTGALELRQLPKRMLVIGGGIIGLEMATVYATLGAEIDVVEMMDGLMMGADRDLVKVWEKYNAKRFGNVMLKTKTVGAEAKEDGIYVKFEGEKAPAEAQRYDLVLVAVGRSPNGKTIGADKAGVAVTDRGFIDVDKQMRTNVPHIFAIGDVVGQPMLAHKAVHEGHVAAEAAHGEKAYFDALQIPSVAYTDPEVAWAGKTEDQCKAEGIKYGKAVFPWAASGRAIANGRDEGFTKLIFDEETHRVIGGGIVGLNAGDLISEVCLAVEMGADAEDIGKTIHPHPTLGESVGMAAELYEGVCTDLPPPRKA